The proteins below come from a single Leishmania major strain Friedlin complete genome, chromosome 20 genomic window:
- a CDS encoding ribosomal protein S11 homolog — MHRPSRKHVNKSGHIRYSKKIGLGFKTPAKALNGKYIDRKCPFTSNVVIRGRILRGVVHSTKMHRTIIIRRNYLHFIKKYQRYQKRHKSLAVHCSPAFDPKQGDEVVIGQCRPLSKTIRYNVLEVVSKSSADKMGKKFAKN, encoded by the coding sequence ATGCACCGCCCGAGCCGCAAGCACGTCAACAAGTCCGGCCACATCCGCTATTCCAAGAAGATCGGTCTGGGCTTCAAGACCCCGGCGAAGGCGCTGAACGGCAAGTACATCGATCGCAAGTGCCCCTTCACGAGCAACGTGGTGATCCGCGGCCGCATCCTGCGCGGCGTTGTGCACTCCACCAAGATGCACCGCACCATCATCATCCGCCGCAACTACCTGCACTTCATCAAGAAGTACCAGCGTTACCAGAAGCGCCACAAGTCCCTGGCCGTGCACTGCAGCCCCGCCTTCGACCCGAAGCAAGGTGATGAGGTCGTCATTGGTCAGTGCCGCCCGCTGAGCAAGACGATCCGCTACAACGTCTTGGAGGTGGTGTCGAAGAGCTCTGCCGACAAGATGGGCAAGAAGTTCGCCAAGAACTAA
- a CDS encoding putative ribosome biogenesis protein — MAGAGKKRSRSAQSETAPAAEAAQPQVEHPADVADAATKAMVNREEEMVGQLHVQHAQTTKKMTNRQKMLVLGARSMTSKDRHLLLDLRGLMPHSREHPKIGRTNTLGDDLIELCGLHQCNSVMFVEPHRNDVSYLWIGQAPSGPSIKMQINNVHTADEIRMAGNCLKYSRPLLHFDRDFELHPHLRVAKSLLHMAFNTPRYHPKSKPFVDRIMSFLWLDNHIWVRNYQIVPTSPPSLMEIGPRFTVEPVAIFNGCCKGSVLWKSATARPPTEQRRDRKLRRLEKQQANEVIKEKSERHKALHPAPSADPLDLVFRD; from the coding sequence ATGGCAGGTGCAGGTAAGAagcgctctcgctctgcaCAGTCAGaaacggcgccggcagctgAGGCTGCACAGCCCCAGGTGGAACACCCGGCTGACGTGGCGGATGCCGCCACCAAGGCGATGGTGAACCGCGAGGAAGAGATGGTCGGCCAGCTGCacgtgcagcacgcgcagacgACAAAGAAGATGACGAACCGGCAGAAGATGCTGGTTCTCGGTGCCCGTAGCATGACGAGCAAGGACCGCCACCTGCTGCTCGACCTGCGTGGCCTCATGCCACACTCCCGCGAACATCCGAAGATTGGACGCACGAACACCCTTGGCGATGACCTCATCGAGCTGTGCGGACTGCATCAATGCAATAGCGTTATGTTCGTCGAGCCGCATCGCAACGATGTCAGCTACCTGTGGATCGGACAGGCCCCCAGCGGTCCGAGCATCAAGATGCAGATAAACAACGTGCACACGGCGGACGAGATTCGTATGGCGGGCAACTGCCTCAAGTACAGTCGTCCGCTTCTCCACTTCGACCGCGACTTTGAGCTGCACCCGCACCTGCGTGTGGCcaagtcgctgctgcacatggCCTTCAACACGCCCCGCTACCACCCCAAGTCAAAGCCGTTTGTAGACCGCATCATGTCTTTCCTGTGGCTCGACAACCACATTTGGGTGCGTAACTACCAAATCGTACCAACAAGCCCGCCGTCGCTGATGGAGATCGGGCCCCGGTTCACCGTGGAGCCGGTGGCAATCTTCAACGGGTGCTGCAAGGGAAGCGTGCTGTGGAAgagcgcgacggcgcggccaccaacggagcagcgccgcgaccGCAAGCTGCGTCGCCTCGAGAAGCAGCAGGCCAACGAGGTGATCAAAGAGAAGTCCGAGAGGCACAAGGCGCTGCATCCGGCACCTAGCGCCGACCCGCTCGACCTCGTCTTCCGTGACTGA